The sequence GCGGCGATTGATGGTCATGCTTTGGGCGGAGGGCTTGAAATTGCAATGGTAGGTACATGTTAAACTACTATCCTAGTTTCTTTGTTGTTGACATGAATGCATTTTGCTCATTGTTCATGTTGCTTCAATCATTAGTGTTGTCATGCACGGATTTCCACTCCAAATGCAAAACTTGGATTGCCAGAACTTCACCTTGGTATAATTCCTGGATTTGGAGGTATGCAAGctttttgtttatgtttaacTCCTTAATCGGGAAACTAGTCCTCTGTAGCATGTAAAGATAACAAAAGGCCTTCAGAAAATGAAGTTCTCCCTGAAGAGCTAAAATGGTCTTGTCTATCGAATCATAGACAGAGATCACATCTAAAAACTGTTAGTTTTATTAATATGATATCATATCTGATTCAATTAACAAGAAAAGGCAGTTTGTTGGAGCATAGAGTCTAATTTCTGCTCTTCCATGTCCTGATTGTGTTTGGATTCTCAATGCATGCAGTATCCGATAATAAATCTGCAAATTGCTCATATGTACAAGGATAAGCTAATGCATATGTTATTAAGTTAATAATGAACGAGCATGTACAGTgtaaaagatgttaaaagtcTTTTTTAGTTAATCTCATTTTTGGTGAACTTGTAATGTTATATTTCAGGAACTCAGAGGCTTCCACGTCTCGTGGGACTTGCTAAATCCCTAGAAATGATGCTAGTAAGATGCAATTCACCTTTATAATTCAGCTTTGTCATCGGTCACATCATAAAAATTTCGTCTCTTTACACCCTTTTTCCACTCATATTGTCTATGTAGACAGCAAAACTTGTTAAAGGGGAGGAAGCTCTTGACCTTGGCCTTGTTGATGCTATAGTTTCATCGAACCAACTACTCGATACGGCTCGTAAATGGGCACTTGATATTTGGGAGCATAAAAAACCTTGGAATATTGCCAGTCTTTACAGAACAGACAAGATGGAGTCTCTTGGTGAGGCAAAGGAAATACTAAAGTTTGCAAGAGCTCAAGCCCTTAGAATAGCTCCAAATCTCCATCATCCTTTAGCATTCGTTGATGTTGTTGAAGAGGGTATACTGTCCGGTCCACGTGCTGGACTTATTAAGGTTCAATGCTGGATCTCTTCCTCTAATTTTTCTTCCTAAGAAATAAATATGTTGTCACAAATATAATGATCATACATTCTTCTGTTTCAGGAGTATGAAACATTTGAAGTTCTTATTCGTTCAGGCCCTTGCAAGGCCTTAGTCCACATTTTCTTTGCCCAGCGTGGAACCATGAGGGTGAGTTAAGTTAAATTACAgaaattttcatgttttcataGGAAAGTTATAAAGATGTTGCTTTTCTATCTTAACAGGTTCCAGGGGTGACTGATTTGGGGTTAGTGCCACGATACATTAAAAGGGTTGGAATTCTCGGAGGTGGATTAATGGGTTCTGGAATTGCAACTTCATTTCTCCTTAGCAATTACCATGTTATCCTGAAAGAAGTTAATGACAAAGTCCTCGAGGCTGGGATTGAGAGAATTAAAGGTAAGGAAGGTCACTGTTTAGCTGTTATTACTTTAACCTATTCTTGATAATATGACTAATTGCATTAAATCACTCAGCAAATTTGCAAAGCCGCGTCAATAAAGGAAAATTGAGTCAAGAGAAGTTTGAAAAAGCTCTCTCCCTACTCATTGGTACTCTTGATTATGAGAGCTTCATAGCTATTGATATGGTTATTGAGGTATCAGCTATATTCTCGTATAGATACTCTACTTAGCCGACTGATTGATTATCTTATAATGTCTTGCTATTAATTTGTAATAGGCTGTTACAGAGGACTTATCTTTAAAGAAGCAAATATTTACGGATTTAGAGAAGTACTGCCCTCCACATTGTATACTTGCTAGCAATACCTCTACGATTGACTTGAATTTGATTGTGGATGAGAAGAGCAAATATGCGGATCGTATTATTGGAGCTCATTTTTTCAGGTGATGCATGTTAGAATTTTGTGTGTTCCTTATTTGTTCTGTTTGTTGATACTTGTAATCTGGTGCAGTCCTGCTCATGTGATGCCACTTCTTGAAATTGTTCGCACCCAAAATACATCTCCACAAGTAATTGTAGACTTACTCTATGTTGGAAAGATGATAAAGAAAACTCCAGTAGTAGTAAGGAATTGCACTGGTTTTGCTGTCAATAGGATGCTCTTTCCTTTCACCCAAGCTGCTCTTTTACTTGTCGAACATGGAACAGATGTATACAACATAGATAACGCCTTCACTAAATTTGGAATGGCTATGGGTCCTTTCAGGTAAAGTGTCCAGCAACTTCATTGGTTAAATAGATGAGTCTATATATGTTACAGTGATTGTTCGGTTAAACAAGTCCAAAGACATGTATGTATACTCAAACATGACGTGCTATGTACTCAGAATTTTGTTCGCATTACTAAAAGTGATCGGATTTATTTGATTTCCTACATGCAGGTTGTTTGATCTTGTTGGTTTCAATGTTGCAATGGCTAGTGAAGCTCAATTTGTATCAAGTATGCCTGGTAGAATTTACAAGTCAATGCTTGTTCCACTAATGCAACAAGATAAAAGATTAGGTATGTGAAACTCTCTATTTTGAGGTGTTAGGAAAATGATAGTTTAGAGACTCATGAAACTTTTGAATGGGCATTGACACACTTGTTGTAGGTGAAACGACTCGAAAAGGTTTCTACTTATACGATGAAAGACGCAAAGCCAAGCCTGATCCAGACATTAAGAGATACATTGAGAAGGCAAGAGAAATTTCTGGTGTCAGCATTGATCCTAAGGTTTCTCATACTGATCCTCAGTAATTAAAATCATGTTGTATCACTGATCTGTTATGCTCTTAATTACTCGTAAATTGCTTCTTGTACGCGTCTCAGATGACGAAGCTCTCGGACAAGGACATGGTCGAAATGATATTATTCCCTTTAGTTAATGAAGCATGTAGATTACTTGCTGAAGGCATTGTTGTCAAAGCTTCTGATCTTGACATTGCTTCTGTCATGGGCATAGGCTTTCCTCCTTACAGGTATGTAGttttattagataaaaaattattatagaatGAAAAGAAGTTTCACGTTGGTGGTTTATCCTTATAAATATCGGACAATCCTCGGAAAAGTATGATCATGACTATAATAATGAGAAAAGTATATAAATTTGTTAGTAATAAAAATGTGATTGGATACTTGTTGGGCAGGGGAGGGATCATATATTGGGCAGATACTGTTGGATCCAAATACATTTGTTCAAGATTGGATGAGTGGGCAACAATTTATGGAAAAATTTTCAAACCTTGTGACTACCTTGCTGAAAAAGCTGCTAATGGGATTCCTCTGGTGagtataattaattatgttgtttttCTAAATTGGTGTACAGTACTCTGCACACAATATTTTATATGATCAAGCCATCCAAAAAATTAATACTACATATCTTGTAATTGTTGTAATGTacataagttaattttttttatacattattgtTAAGGGGTGTACACGTCAAATTGAACCAACAaattaagtttaatttattttgattgatgtggtgttggaaaaaaaaattctcactCTTGATTTAATTTggtattaaaagaaaaaaaatcaaaccaaactgacacacatatatatattattattttaaatttgggcttgttattttttaaaaatattttattttgtatttagttTGATTGCGACTTTTCAATCTTACAAATATAACATGTAGAAAGTATTTTATATTCATGTgacttttaagttttttttgaaTGTTTCTAGTCATTTAACATTTTAAGTTTTAGTCTacaagtaaatatatatttgatctcttttaaaaaaattaaaagaattgactaaaatcaaaattgagAAAATCGACTATATAtgggtttaatttaatttacagatttaataaatgaacataattaatttaattattttttaataaaaaaatatatcaaatcgACCTATATATATCCCTGGTCGTTGTTATTATATCATGAGGATGCTAAATTTATTTCTGCTCATTGCAGAGTGGAACGATGGATCCTGCCAAGTCACGCCTATAAAGATCAGCTtgttcttgagttttttttcattacagaataataatgtattaatggagaatgaatgaatgaattaatataaGACTATTCTGGTTTACTACTTTAAAAttagatttgtttttttatttttcactttttacgtattaagaaaaaacaatagtatttttatacttttttttagcATTAATTACTTActccttaaattattttttaagacgTAATATTAAATACTATCAATTAAGAGGAGtgcaaaattcaaaataatttaataaaagtgAAAGGTGGAAATATGACATGATTTAATTCCAAAATAATGTGGGGATTCTTTTTTGGGAAAATTACATGGGACACAAACATTCCtaagtaattatataataagggtataatttaatttatttactttctatattatagtttttttttttgctataattaATGGGGTCCACCACCTATTCCTAAACCAATTGTgttataccttttttttttttaaattttgtatataattttatacaaatcaatATTATCTCTCCTATTCATATTCCACCTTTTCCTCCTATAATCAATATTTCTAtccaattttgaatttcaaattggcAAAAATTCAATTTATCCCCCTCGAAATTGAATTCAACTTTCGCAGGTAATCCTAAAATTTAGTCGtgtacaatttttttccttattcaacaattgtatatgtattgtgtttcttacttttttttcatatttttttggtgaaataatCGATTGTTCTTATTAGATTacaaattcttcaaaatcagaATGAATGAATCATCTTCATCTATGAGGATTACCAAAGGTATTCCATTGCATGTCAATTTTGTTGACAATTTACCCTCGTTTTCAATGGGTTTAACTCAAGATTTTGGGGTTGATGTAGGGTCTATGGTAGAATCCAAACAAGTTCAACATGAACAAACAATGGAAGAATtgagatcaaagaaaaaaatatgacccTACGGCAGTTCAAACAGTGCTTAACAATGCCAAAGCTAGaggcattaaaattgtacaagGAGGAAGAAAGAGGAAAGCAGTAAACAGTGATTTAGAGGAGAGTGCATTTGAAATTGACGGATTTGAAGAACATCACGATCATGAGGTAGTCGCTTAAAACTCAACTTTAGATACAATATTTTTGTTACTTAGGtgtcaatatacaaaaaattatttgtttaagtaatttttgtattcacgtaattgtatatagtatattgcatgtttagtaCACACATGTTTTAGTTATTTGTAGATATCttccattatttatttgtatattcctTTAGTTATTGTACGTGTCTGTAGATTTGATTagcttatatattttttaagttatgtataatgaataatatactaTGTTTTAATAGGGGTAGTAGTGGATTGTATATTAAAGGCtccatattatttttgtttttgtatacatatacaaaaagtaaTTGTATTTAGTTATAGAgatgggaaaatttcatatatgattataatttgtatattttagtagttatatacaaattattgaagttaagtatacattaagtttatatattattgtagtaTATACAAAGTCATTTAGACAGTTGTATATATTGACATGTTTAAGTACCATATTTATGTACACAtactaatatacaaaaaaagtaagtttgtatatatatacaaaagaaacgCAATTAcaaatgtatatttaattaatacttttttttgttatgtatacaaaaaatgtatttatatgtagCCCTTGATTGAAATAATGTAGCTTTTCCCTGTTTTTTTTAGGTAGTCAGATTTATTTGCAAGAACCGTGAAAAAAGGACAATTCACATGCAATGTTATACGCaaatcaatacattgaatgagCTTCAGAATAAACTGCCTCcaaatcaatataatcatatatgtaCATCATCGTGTTTTGCACAGTTGACAACAATGAAACGATGTCATGTGCAAGCACAATTGTTTAGATGCTTTATGTTGAGGGAGTTGGAAGGTAGTTCTGTCAATgcaatactttttatataaatggCACAACGCTTCGATTCACAATCAGAGAGTTTGCAATGATTTCTGGTTTGAATTGTTTTGATAATGTTGCTGACTTCTGCTTTAATACTG comes from Solanum pennellii chromosome 1, SPENNV200 and encodes:
- the LOC107028200 gene encoding glyoxysomal fatty acid beta-oxidation multifunctional protein MFP-a-like isoform X2 is translated as MKSKGRASIDVGADGVAIITIINPPVNSLSLDVLYSLKDAFEEALRRDDVKAIVVTGCHGKFSGGFNISSFVDLQQQKVAQPNPGYISLDILTDIVEVSKKPLVAAIDGHALGGGLEIAMCCHARISTPNAKLGLPELHLGIIPGFGGTQRLPRLVGLAKSLEMMLTAKLVKGEEALDLGLVDAIVSSNQLLDTARKWALDIWEHKKPWNIASLYRTDKMESLGEAKEILKFARAQALRIAPNLHHPLAFVDVVEEGILSGPRAGLIKEYETFEVLIRSGPCKALVHIFFAQRGTMRVPGVTDLGLVPRYIKRVGILGGGLMGSGIATSFLLSNYHVILKEVNDKVLEAGIERIKANLQSRVNKGKLSQEKFEKALSLLIGTLDYESFIAIDMVIEAVTEDLSLKKQIFTDLEKYCPPHCILASNTSTIDLNLIVDEKSKYADRIIGAHFFSPAHVMPLLEIVRTQNTSPQVIVDLLYVGKMIKKTPVVVRNCTGFAVNRMLFPFTQAALLLVEHGTDVYNIDNAFTKFGMAMGPFRLFDLVGFNVAMASEAQFVSSMPGRIYKSMLVPLMQQDKRLGETTRKGFYLYDERRKAKPDPDIKRYIEKAREISGVSIDPKMTKLSDKDMVEMILFPLVNEACRLLAEGIVVKASDLDIASVMGIGFPPYRGGIIYWADTVGSKYICSRLDEWATIYGKIFKPCDYLAEKAANGIPLSGTMDPAKSRL
- the LOC107028200 gene encoding glyoxysomal fatty acid beta-oxidation multifunctional protein MFP-a-like isoform X1 encodes the protein MKSKGRASIDVGADGVAIITIINPPVNSLSLDVLYSLKDAFEEALRRDDVKAIVVTGCHGKFSGGFNISSFVDLQQQKVAQPNPGYISLDILTDIVEVSKKPLVAAIDGHALGGGLEIAMCCHARISTPNAKLGLPELHLGIIPGFGGTQRLPRLVGLAKSLEMMLTAKLVKGEEALDLGLVDAIVSSNQLLDTARKWALDIWEHKKPWNIASLYRTDKMESLGEAKEILKFARAQALRIAPNLHHPLAFVDVVEEGILSGPRAGLIKEYETFEVLIRSGPCKALVHIFFAQRGTMRVPGVTDLGLVPRYIKRVGILGGGLMGSGIATSFLLSNYHVILKEVNDKVLEAGIERIKANLQSRVNKGKLSQEKFEKALSLLIGTLDYESFIAIDMVIEAVTEDLSLKKQIFTDLEKYCPPHCILASNTSTIDLNLIVDEKSKYADRIIGAHFFSPAHVMPLLEIVRTQNTSPQVIVDLLYVGKMIKKTPVVVRNCTGFAVNRMLFPFTQAALLLVEHGTDVYNIDNAFTKFGMAMGPFRLFDLVGFNVAMASEAQFVSSMPGRIYKSMLVPLMQQDKRLGETTRKGFYLYDERRKAKPDPDIKRYIEKAREISGVSIDPKMTKLSDKDMVEMILFPLVNEACRLLAEGIVVKASDLDIASVMGIGFPPYRGGIIYWADTVGSKYICSRLDEWATIYGKIFKPCDYLAEKAANGIPLVSIINYVVFLNWCTVLCTQYFI